One window of Chamaesiphon minutus PCC 6605 genomic DNA carries:
- a CDS encoding ATP-binding protein: protein MSGTTTKDIGGLEHIKTALKQVQMDFSPAARAANLPLPRGWLLVGIPGAGKSYLAKQAAKILGFPLISVGIDVAKSGGAKKFKQLLNRIDAIEPCIIYFDEFDKFFIGDDSGEFLGIILTYLQEKTSETFVLATMNLMNLPTPLKRSGRFDKIFYLDFPFDAERKQILQLHCARFDRAYADLEHGRMTGEEWMNILEATDNYTGAELEHIAIVAAKSSFYRNPAAAIQIGIDDLLAAQLEVASIYTIDPEGVSIIQNESKGIAQPASSIQASSFNLPKIDIWS from the coding sequence ATGAGCGGCACCACCACTAAAGATATTGGTGGTCTAGAGCATATTAAAACTGCCCTCAAACAAGTCCAGATGGATTTCTCTCCTGCCGCCAGAGCCGCAAATCTACCCTTGCCGCGTGGCTGGCTACTCGTCGGGATTCCAGGTGCGGGAAAAAGCTATCTCGCCAAGCAAGCCGCCAAAATCTTAGGATTCCCGCTAATTAGCGTTGGCATTGATGTCGCTAAATCTGGCGGTGCAAAAAAATTCAAGCAACTTTTAAACCGAATTGATGCGATCGAACCCTGCATCATTTATTTCGACGAGTTCGACAAATTTTTCATCGGCGATGACTCCGGCGAATTTCTGGGAATTATCCTCACCTACCTCCAAGAAAAAACCTCCGAAACATTCGTCCTGGCAACTATGAACCTGATGAATCTGCCCACTCCGCTCAAGCGGTCTGGTCGATTCGATAAAATATTTTACCTGGACTTCCCATTCGATGCAGAGCGAAAACAAATTCTGCAACTCCACTGCGCGAGATTCGATCGAGCCTATGCAGATTTAGAGCACGGACGAATGACTGGTGAAGAGTGGATGAACATCCTCGAAGCAACCGATAACTATACCGGAGCCGAACTAGAACATATCGCGATCGTTGCCGCTAAAAGTAGCTTCTACCGTAATCCCGCCGCCGCGATTCAAATCGGCATCGACGATCTACTTGCCGCTCAACTGGAAGTAGCCAGCATTTATACGATCGATCCTGAAGGTGTTTCAATCATCCAGAACGAATCCAAAGGCATCGCCCAACCCGCTAGTTCCATCCAGGCATCCTCATTTAATTTACCTAAGATCGATATTTGGAGTTGA
- a CDS encoding DUF5615 family PIN-like protein codes for MARLYSNENLAIDLVEALRNFNHDILSSNDAGQANQGIPDDEVLDYATLNDRSVITFNRDDFVALHRNGVNHVGIIICKDDRDYLGQAQALHDYLENQVDRLHNRLIRVQRQNQPKSSQKLFVIREYLR; via the coding sequence ATGGCTAGATTATATTCAAATGAAAATCTGGCGATAGATCTAGTCGAAGCACTTCGCAACTTCAACCACGATATTCTCTCATCCAATGACGCAGGACAGGCTAACCAAGGGATTCCCGATGATGAGGTGTTGGACTATGCAACGCTGAACGATCGCAGTGTCATCACATTCAATCGCGATGATTTTGTGGCATTACATCGCAACGGTGTAAATCATGTTGGGATTATTATCTGTAAGGACGATCGAGACTACCTCGGACAAGCTCAGGCACTTCATGACTATCTAGAGAATCAAGTGGATCGACTCCACAACCGCTTGATCCGAGTTCAACGGCAAAATCAACCGAAATCTAGTCAAAAGCTATTCGTAATTCGAGAGTATTTGAGATAA
- a CDS encoding type IIL restriction-modification enzyme MmeI: protein MRKIDLPIILDGKPVEKITAFLFHAGGNNDPEKMIDNEGKSFIGSTVLGMGFTFDDNNSAATSIAEMHHLIERNSRNKNIIFPYIGGEEVNSSPNHTHNRYVINFGEMTEDEASEWPDLMSIVEIKVKPERMKKNREGYRRYWWQHGEKRVELWKTIEPLDRVLVRPRTSKHNVFTFLQSGYVYSENLVVFALSEIAFPIIHSRIHEVWTTFTSSTLEDRQGYRPSDCFETFPFPENWETNPELESIGQEYYEFRAALMIRNNQGLTATYNRFHDPEEDDADILKLRQLHTQMDTAVLAAYGWTDISTTCEFRLDYEDEEPSDTQPTEGKRQRKKPWRYRWPEATHDEVLARLLELNQQRHEAEILGGKHAEKKVKKPKAKGVKAEKLKGVTVKKQLNLIPPDVEQLDMF from the coding sequence ATGAGAAAGATCGATCTGCCCATCATTCTCGATGGTAAGCCCGTTGAGAAAATCACCGCTTTTCTATTTCATGCTGGTGGTAATAACGATCCTGAAAAGATGATTGATAATGAAGGTAAGAGTTTTATTGGTAGTACTGTTCTTGGAATGGGATTTACCTTTGATGATAACAACTCTGCTGCAACATCAATTGCTGAAATGCACCATTTGATAGAACGAAATTCTCGAAACAAAAATATAATTTTCCCATATATCGGTGGTGAAGAGGTGAATTCTAGTCCTAACCATACTCACAATCGCTATGTAATTAATTTTGGTGAGATGACTGAAGATGAAGCCAGCGAGTGGCCAGATTTGATGTCAATTGTTGAGATAAAGGTGAAGCCTGAACGTATGAAAAAAAATCGGGAAGGCTATAGAAGATACTGGTGGCAACATGGAGAAAAAAGAGTTGAACTATGGAAAACGATCGAACCACTCGATCGGGTTTTAGTTCGGCCTAGAACTAGCAAACACAATGTATTCACTTTTTTACAGAGTGGATATGTGTATAGTGAAAACTTAGTTGTTTTTGCACTATCAGAAATTGCTTTTCCCATAATTCACAGCCGAATACATGAGGTTTGGACTACTTTTACCTCCTCAACATTAGAAGATCGGCAAGGATATAGACCATCCGATTGTTTTGAAACATTCCCCTTCCCCGAAAACTGGGAAACCAACCCCGAACTAGAATCGATTGGACAGGAATACTACGAATTCCGCGCTGCCCTGATGATTCGCAATAACCAAGGACTCACCGCCACCTACAACAGATTCCACGACCCAGAAGAAGACGATGCAGACATCCTCAAACTGCGCCAACTCCACACCCAAATGGACACCGCCGTCCTCGCCGCCTACGGTTGGACAGACATCTCCACCACCTGCGAATTCCGCCTCGACTACGAGGACGAAGAACCGTCAGACACCCAGCCCACAGAAGGCAAACGTCAGCGCAAAAAGCCCTGGCGATACCGCTGGCCAGAAGCCACCCACGATGAAGTCCTCGCCCGTCTGCTAGAACTAAATCAACAACGTCATGAAGCGGAAATTTTGGGTGGTAAACATGCCGAGAAGAAAGTTAAAAAGCCCAAAGCAAAAGGTGTGAAAGCGGAGAAGCTCAAGGGGGTGACTGTGAAGAAGCAGCTTAATCTGATTCCACCGGATGTGGAGCAGTTGGATATGTTTTAG
- a CDS encoding helix-turn-helix domain-containing protein, giving the protein MRKIGKIRRISVKRMAKKYIVRLTAEERSQLSQVIKKLRGSSQKVRRAQILLKADIEGANWTDAQIAAAFDCRTQTVENIRRRLVEQGLEITLNGVQRNTPPRAKLLDGKQEAHIIAMRLGEAPQGYANWSLRRISRKVVELGLVESVSHETIRTTLKKTG; this is encoded by the coding sequence ATGAGGAAAATCGGCAAAATTAGGCGAATAAGTGTCAAGCGGATGGCGAAAAAATATATTGTCAGACTGACAGCAGAAGAACGTTCCCAACTCAGCCAAGTAATTAAAAAATTGAGGGGTAGTAGCCAAAAGGTGCGCCGCGCACAAATTTTACTCAAAGCAGATATTGAGGGCGCAAACTGGACAGACGCGCAAATCGCCGCAGCGTTTGACTGCCGAACGCAGACAGTGGAAAATATTCGCCGCAGATTAGTGGAGCAAGGCTTGGAGATAACCCTCAACGGTGTCCAGCGCAATACACCCCCACGGGCGAAATTGCTCGATGGGAAACAAGAAGCCCACATCATTGCGATGCGGCTGGGTGAGGCACCTCAAGGCTATGCGAACTGGTCACTACGGCGAATCTCACGCAAGGTGGTCGAACTGGGGCTGGTGGAGTCCGTCAGCCATGAAACAATCCGCACTACTCTAAAAAAAACGGGATGA
- a CDS encoding Eco57I restriction-modification methylase domain-containing protein, with product MYGVDKNPFAVNLAKLSLWLVTLSRDLPFTFLDHALKCGDSLVGRTRREINAFGQIESPLKGSPIGEELNKKLLEVKLFRSEIQVQDTRSDAQALAKAQMWQSAELALAGVRLRGDVSIAAFFDGVGKNKQDRENLRRDYAGMVQLQPERMIAVSARLRERVVPFNWEIEFPEVFDRENGGFDAIVGNPPFAGKNTTTSGNAEGYPDWLKDTYAESHGNSDLVAFFFRRSFDLLRSNGTMGLISTNTIAQGDTRSTGLRFICNNGGLIYNATRRYKWPGLAAVVVSLVHIMKIQETVKS from the coding sequence TTGTATGGAGTGGACAAGAATCCGTTTGCGGTGAATTTAGCGAAATTATCGCTGTGGTTGGTGACGCTCTCGCGGGATTTGCCATTTACATTCTTGGATCATGCCCTCAAATGTGGGGATTCCCTAGTGGGGAGAACGCGGCGGGAGATTAATGCGTTTGGGCAGATCGAATCACCTTTAAAGGGTTCGCCGATTGGGGAAGAGTTGAATAAAAAGCTGTTGGAAGTGAAGTTATTTAGATCGGAGATTCAGGTACAGGATACTCGATCGGATGCTCAGGCGTTGGCGAAGGCGCAAATGTGGCAGTCGGCGGAGTTAGCTTTGGCGGGTGTGCGTCTGCGAGGGGATGTTTCGATTGCGGCGTTCTTTGATGGGGTGGGTAAAAATAAGCAGGATCGGGAGAATCTACGGCGGGATTATGCGGGGATGGTGCAGTTGCAGCCGGAGCGAATGATAGCGGTTTCAGCGCGGTTGCGGGAACGGGTGGTGCCGTTTAATTGGGAGATTGAGTTTCCAGAGGTATTTGACAGGGAGAATGGGGGTTTTGATGCGATCGTCGGCAACCCGCCGTTTGCTGGCAAAAACACGACGACTAGCGGCAATGCTGAAGGTTATCCCGATTGGCTCAAGGACACATACGCGGAGTCTCACGGTAACTCCGATTTAGTTGCCTTCTTCTTTCGGCGATCGTTCGATTTGTTACGCTCGAATGGCACAATGGGTTTGATTTCCACCAATACCATCGCCCAAGGTGATACCCGCTCTACTGGATTGCGGTTCATTTGTAATAATGGAGGTCTAATCTACAATGCCACACGGCGATATAAGTGGCCTGGATTAGCAGCGGTGGTAGTAAGTTTGGTGCATATTATGAAAATACAGGAGACAGTCAAGTCTTGA
- a CDS encoding HIRAN domain-containing protein → MKTLFLTWQDAVSRAWFPIGKLTYDGQRYGFVYIQGALQAQLSANFRPLLAFPEFDRAYTSIELFWPFANRLLNKSRPEYPEFIDWLNLDSNGNPASIDPITLLGRSGGKRVTDSLEVFSMPERNAAGEYEMHFFTHGLRHYPASAQQRAAECVIGEELMLMHDIQNEYDANALMLRTIDRHNIGFCPRYLVKDFFQLVGKQPQAVKVVVEKVNPAPTPLQFRLLCKLTAKWTQEFQPFSGDEYQSIVPTPTLAECC, encoded by the coding sequence ATGAAAACTCTTTTCCTCACTTGGCAAGATGCCGTTTCCCGCGCCTGGTTCCCGATCGGCAAACTGACCTATGATGGTCAGAGATATGGTTTTGTCTATATTCAGGGCGCACTCCAAGCTCAGTTATCAGCGAATTTCCGCCCCCTGTTAGCATTCCCAGAATTCGATCGGGCCTACACCTCGATCGAACTTTTCTGGCCATTCGCCAACCGTCTTCTCAACAAATCGCGTCCTGAATACCCAGAATTCATCGACTGGCTTAATCTCGACTCAAACGGCAACCCTGCATCAATCGATCCGATTACCCTCCTCGGTCGTAGTGGCGGAAAACGAGTCACCGACAGCCTTGAAGTCTTCTCAATGCCAGAGCGCAACGCTGCTGGGGAATACGAAATGCACTTCTTTACCCACGGACTCAGACACTACCCCGCCTCCGCCCAACAGCGGGCGGCAGAATGTGTCATTGGTGAAGAATTGATGCTCATGCACGACATTCAAAATGAGTACGATGCTAACGCCTTAATGCTGCGGACGATCGATCGACACAATATTGGTTTCTGTCCGCGCTATTTGGTCAAAGACTTTTTCCAATTAGTTGGCAAACAGCCCCAAGCAGTGAAAGTAGTCGTCGAAAAAGTCAATCCGGCACCCACGCCACTCCAATTTCGATTGCTGTGCAAATTAACAGCCAAATGGACACAAGAATTTCAGCCATTCTCTGGCGATGAATATCAATCGATCGTCCCTACGCCTACACTAGCTGAATGTTGCTAA
- a CDS encoding HipA domain-containing protein, with protein MIDEFPVIQVPSDAARAPEAMGTKRKFWFHDPELCTCLFKSARPNTGEDWAEKIAAELCEALGLPHAKQELGIWQGQRGTVSPAMIMPNEDLIHGNDVLTGIVSSYPREELYNVSQHTLDVVFQAITINNTQIPINWTPPTSIESAADTFVGYLLLDALIGNGDRHHENWGLVSTIDRTIHLAPTYDHASSLGRELPEEKRLKHLQNKTVGAYLKKNYSAFYAQANDSKPLTTLATFQTAAKSYPQAARAWLMQLSGISSEWVESLLARVPADRMSPPAKEFAAGILAFNKDRLLALQEELP; from the coding sequence ATGATCGACGAATTTCCAGTTATTCAAGTACCATCTGATGCGGCGAGAGCACCAGAAGCAATGGGAACAAAGCGAAAATTTTGGTTCCACGACCCCGAACTTTGTACTTGTCTTTTTAAAAGCGCACGACCTAATACAGGTGAGGACTGGGCAGAAAAAATCGCTGCTGAACTTTGCGAAGCACTGGGATTACCTCACGCCAAACAAGAATTAGGAATTTGGCAAGGACAAAGAGGAACCGTCTCTCCAGCCATGATTATGCCAAATGAAGACCTAATCCACGGTAATGATGTCTTAACTGGAATTGTTTCTAGCTATCCGCGTGAGGAACTATACAATGTCTCTCAACACACGTTAGATGTCGTGTTCCAAGCAATTACGATCAACAATACTCAGATCCCCATCAACTGGACACCACCAACATCGATTGAAAGTGCCGCCGATACATTTGTTGGTTACTTGCTACTCGATGCTTTGATTGGCAATGGGGACAGACATCATGAAAACTGGGGCTTAGTCAGCACGATCGATCGCACCATCCATCTGGCACCTACCTACGACCATGCTTCCAGTCTGGGGCGAGAATTACCAGAGGAAAAACGGTTAAAACATCTCCAGAATAAAACCGTTGGGGCATACTTAAAGAAGAACTACTCAGCTTTTTATGCCCAAGCAAACGATAGCAAACCTTTAACAACTCTAGCGACGTTTCAAACTGCCGCTAAATCCTATCCCCAAGCCGCTAGAGCTTGGTTAATGCAACTCTCTGGCATATCATCAGAGTGGGTCGAAAGCTTATTAGCCAGAGTCCCCGCAGATCGTATGTCTCCACCAGCCAAAGAGTTTGCCGCTGGGATTCTGGCATTTAACAAAGATCGATTACTAGCTCTTCAAGAGGAACTACCATGA
- a CDS encoding DUF433 domain-containing protein, which yields MNTKLVESLVQMIEALPSEDYLLLQGQLTDRNIQKTEGVCGGYARIRNTRIPVWTIVSLHNQGADEAELLRNFPSLTLFDLAATRAYYATHRAEIDRLIASHDEEDLTNG from the coding sequence TTGAATACGAAATTAGTAGAATCTTTGGTTCAAATGATTGAAGCTCTACCTTCAGAAGATTATCTGCTGTTGCAAGGACAGCTTACCGATCGCAATATTCAAAAAACTGAGGGTGTATGCGGCGGATATGCGCGCATCCGCAATACTCGAATTCCGGTGTGGACGATCGTTTCGCTCCACAATCAAGGCGCAGATGAGGCAGAATTACTCCGCAACTTTCCCAGCCTAACTCTATTCGATTTGGCAGCTACCAGGGCTTATTATGCAACCCATCGAGCTGAAATCGATCGGCTGATTGCCTCCCATGATGAGGAAGATCTGACGAATGGCTAG
- a CDS encoding endonuclease domain-containing protein, with product MDTHHNQNQRIRGTNPQVEQAARDLRKNLTPAEEYLWQALKSKQLNGLRFRSQHPVGNFILDFYCPSCKLVVEVDGNIHDDRQDYDLARTQALETYGYFVLRFTNDEVLGNLAIVLKKIAEVAQARIAP from the coding sequence ATGGACACTCATCACAACCAAAATCAGCGAATTCGCGGCACCAATCCCCAAGTCGAACAGGCTGCACGGGATTTGCGAAAAAATCTCACCCCTGCTGAAGAATACCTATGGCAAGCTCTCAAAAGTAAACAACTAAATGGTCTACGGTTCCGCTCTCAACATCCAGTCGGAAATTTTATCCTAGATTTTTATTGTCCCAGTTGTAAGCTAGTCGTCGAAGTAGATGGTAATATTCATGACGATCGACAGGATTACGATCTGGCAAGAACGCAAGCTCTAGAAACCTATGGATATTTTGTGCTGAGATTCACTAATGATGAGGTTTTAGGGAATCTAGCTATAGTATTGAAGAAAATAGCTGAAGTAGCACAGGCGAGAATCGCCCCCTAA